Proteins encoded by one window of Ignavibacteriota bacterium:
- a CDS encoding T9SS type A sorting domain-containing protein, whose amino-acid sequence MFEVLDFAKNDSVVYAASTHGLFRKRIIEDSWKLVDSSFTSIYPAIEILNNYIFVSDYEGGLLKSSDNGKTWIKIDTIFDDHQFSSVAGNDSLLFVVAANEIFKSADYGLTWIKCYININFDGCYRIEVNDSIVACLYFNNHLIVSKDTGSTWFPINMDYLTSNILSIALDVKDIYLTGENGIYLYSSENDTIVDVSSNISLDYTHSAAVNDSTVFLATNYGIYKRNKFSDDWQSSNYGLNAIIIESFNVTQNILWAYSYNHGIFTSIDRGETWNKYDHSITDQWIYALITNGTDVLIGTENGIYLSEDEGNEWQYVNEFKANSFIVVEDKIFAGGWEGCLFSTDNGLTWKTDYYNFTYGIHTMASIGSTIFMASYTAGIYVINDGSLTIRNKGLNENSRSVIKLLTVDSTIYNITYGGAFVSTDMGLNWEKTDLDFFGGAINTITNYNTYYFLGSPTGIFKSSDKGINWDYIEDSEEIGNVTSILVNSEKLYAASEGKLWYVTLSDLISSVHQEHNLGNRFNLSQNYPNPFNPTTSINYSIPKRGIVTLKIFDVLGREMQTLVNEIKNSGNYKVEFDASNFSSGIYFYKLQIENSILIKKMILLK is encoded by the coding sequence ATGTTTGAGGTTTTAGATTTTGCCAAAAATGATTCAGTTGTTTATGCGGCAAGTACTCATGGTTTGTTTAGAAAGAGAATAATTGAAGATTCATGGAAATTAGTTGATTCTTCATTTACTTCAATTTACCCAGCTATTGAAATATTAAATAATTATATATTTGTTTCTGATTACGAAGGTGGCTTATTAAAATCAAGTGATAATGGGAAAACTTGGATAAAAATAGATACCATATTTGATGATCATCAATTTAGTTCGGTTGCAGGAAATGATTCGTTACTTTTTGTAGTCGCAGCAAATGAAATTTTTAAATCTGCAGATTATGGGTTAACTTGGATTAAATGTTATATAAATATAAATTTTGATGGTTGCTACAGAATTGAAGTGAATGATTCAATAGTTGCATGTTTATATTTTAATAATCATCTAATAGTATCTAAAGATACCGGTAGTACCTGGTTTCCGATCAATATGGATTATTTGACTTCAAACATATTAAGTATCGCACTAGATGTCAAGGATATTTACCTAACTGGTGAGAACGGTATTTACTTATATTCTTCAGAAAATGATACTATAGTCGATGTGTCTTCAAATATTTCATTGGACTATACTCACTCTGCGGCAGTTAATGATTCAACTGTTTTTCTTGCTACGAACTACGGCATTTATAAAAGGAATAAATTCAGCGATGATTGGCAATCTTCAAATTATGGTTTAAACGCAATTATAATTGAATCATTTAATGTAACTCAAAATATTCTTTGGGCTTACTCATATAATCATGGAATATTTACTTCAATTGATAGAGGTGAAACATGGAATAAATATGATCATAGTATAACCGATCAATGGATATATGCTTTAATTACAAATGGAACTGATGTTTTAATTGGTACCGAAAATGGAATATATTTAAGTGAGGATGAAGGAAATGAGTGGCAATATGTCAACGAATTTAAAGCCAATTCATTTATTGTTGTTGAAGATAAGATATTTGCTGGTGGATGGGAAGGTTGTCTTTTCTCAACTGATAATGGACTAACATGGAAAACGGATTATTATAATTTTACATATGGCATTCATACAATGGCCTCCATTGGGAGTACTATTTTTATGGCGTCGTACACCGCTGGAATTTATGTTATTAATGATGGCTCCCTAACAATTAGAAACAAAGGCTTAAATGAGAATTCAAGATCAGTAATAAAACTATTAACCGTGGATTCAACAATTTATAATATAACATATGGCGGAGCATTTGTTTCGACCGATATGGGATTAAATTGGGAAAAAACCGATTTAGATTTCTTTGGTGGTGCAATAAATACGATAACGAATTATAACACTTATTATTTTTTGGGATCTCCAACTGGTATATTTAAATCCAGCGATAAGGGAATAAATTGGGATTATATTGAAGATAGTGAAGAAATCGGTAATGTAACTTCAATTTTAGTCAATAGTGAAAAATTGTATGCAGCAAGTGAAGGGAAACTATGGTATGTAACTTTAAGTGATTTAATTTCTAGTGTACATCAAGAACATAATTTAGGAAATAGATTTAATCTATCACAGAACTATCCTAATCCGTTTAATCCAACTACTTCAATAAATTATTCAATTCCAAAACGTGGGATTGTAACACTAAAAATATTTGACGTATTGGGTAGAGAAATGCAAACTTTAGTAAATGAAATAAAAAACAGTGGTAATTATAAAGTTGAATTTGATGCTTCAAACTTTTCGAGCGGAATTTATTTTTATAAGTTACAAATAGAGAATTCTATTTTAATTAAAAAAATGATTTTATTAAAATAA
- a CDS encoding SGNH/GDSL hydrolase family protein: MRFIIFVLLGLQIPCTAQPYSLSNDVKRIVFLGNSITYSGKYISYIDAYFSILYPEKHFEFINLGLPSETVSGLSEPNHADGKFARPDLHERLERLLVKIKPDLVLACYGMNDGIYMPFDEDRFHKYKEGMGWLHDQILKSGTSLLLITPPVFDERKGKAYSNVLDIYSDWLISCRYTSHWEVIDIHWPMKKYLEEQRLTDSLFLFADDGIHPNEIGHFIITKQILLYLGETEFANAKDIKNALSNYENGDAILNLIEKRQKIVKDAWLTFIGHKRPGMEVGLPITEANTQCVEINKQIQALLKQ, translated from the coding sequence ATGCGATTTATAATATTTGTTTTACTTGGATTACAAATTCCTTGTACCGCGCAGCCTTATTCATTATCTAATGACGTTAAACGAATTGTTTTTTTAGGAAATAGTATAACATATTCGGGAAAATATATTTCATATATAGATGCTTACTTTTCAATTCTTTATCCTGAAAAACATTTTGAATTTATCAATCTTGGATTACCAAGTGAAACTGTCTCAGGATTATCGGAACCTAATCATGCTGATGGAAAATTTGCGCGTCCAGATTTACATGAACGATTAGAAAGGCTTCTAGTAAAAATAAAACCCGATTTGGTTTTAGCTTGTTATGGAATGAATGATGGTATTTATATGCCATTTGATGAAGATCGTTTTCATAAATATAAAGAAGGGATGGGTTGGTTACATGATCAAATATTAAAATCGGGTACATCTTTATTGCTTATAACTCCCCCTGTATTTGATGAGCGAAAAGGAAAAGCATATTCAAACGTTCTTGATATTTATTCAGATTGGCTTATAAGTTGCCGTTATACTTCACACTGGGAAGTTATAGATATTCATTGGCCAATGAAAAAATATTTAGAAGAGCAACGCCTTACAGATTCATTATTCTTATTTGCTGATGATGGAATCCATCCAAATGAAATTGGTCATTTTATCATAACCAAACAAATTCTTTTATATTTAGGAGAGACAGAATTTGCAAATGCAAAGGACATCAAAAATGCCTTATCAAATTATGAAAATGGTGATGCTATTTTAAATCTAATCGAGAAACGGCAAAAGATAGTTAAAGACGCTTGGCTTACCTTTATTGGTCACAAAAGACCAGGTATGGAAGTTGGATTACCTATAACTGAAGCTAATACTCAATGTGTTGAAATTAATAAACAGATACAGGCATTATTAAAGCAATAA
- a CDS encoding C_GCAxxG_C_C family protein — MKNHLETAIEKFDNGFNCSQSVLFSFCEELKIEKDIALKIACGFGGGMGRKGEVCGTVTGGIMAMGLKYGNDSNGGIEKIELTRLKTRELMDNFTKIHGTYLCRKLLDDNDLNTEVGKNKFKELDLKNKVCKQCMSTVINYLEEII; from the coding sequence ATGAAAAATCATCTTGAAACAGCAATAGAAAAATTTGATAATGGGTTTAATTGTTCGCAATCTGTTTTGTTTTCGTTTTGTGAAGAATTGAAAATTGAAAAAGATATAGCCTTAAAAATAGCATGCGGTTTTGGCGGGGGAATGGGAAGAAAAGGGGAAGTTTGCGGAACGGTTACAGGAGGCATAATGGCTATGGGATTGAAGTATGGAAATGATTCAAATGGAGGAATTGAAAAAATTGAACTTACGCGTTTAAAGACTAGAGAGCTAATGGATAACTTTACAAAAATTCATGGTACATATCTTTGTAGAAAATTATTAGATGATAATGATTTAAATACGGAAGTTGGAAAGAATAAATTCAAAGAACTAGATTTAAAGAATAAAGTATGCAAACAATGTATGTCAACTGTTATTAATTATCTTGAAGAAATAATTTGA
- a CDS encoding YceI family protein — translation MKQNSLKSLFVFLLFGINLFAQAFTVDSKDGRNQAQFISDAPFEKIVGLSSGLDATVMINPNDITNNTNGKIKVAINNIKTGIDLRDEHLRSEMWLNAEKFPNAEFQLTGIKNASSNKLTDGKKVNATLVGKFSVHGITKDIEVQANLTYYKESEKTKARIAGNLLIANAEFDIKLSDYGIQIPSMVVSKLNEVVKISTNFVASDANTGMNPCAVCGTKKSEYKSNPCAVKSSEKKANPCNPCAPKK, via the coding sequence ATGAAACAAAATTCATTAAAATCATTATTTGTATTTCTTTTATTTGGAATAAATCTTTTTGCTCAAGCATTTACCGTAGATTCTAAAGATGGAAGAAACCAAGCACAGTTTATATCTGACGCACCATTTGAAAAGATTGTCGGTTTATCAAGCGGACTTGATGCAACGGTTATGATAAATCCAAATGATATAACAAATAATACAAATGGAAAAATTAAAGTGGCAATCAATAATATAAAAACAGGAATTGATTTAAGAGATGAGCATCTTAGAAGTGAAATGTGGCTTAATGCCGAAAAATTTCCAAATGCAGAATTTCAATTAACCGGAATTAAAAATGCTTCCTCAAATAAATTAACTGATGGTAAAAAAGTTAATGCAACTTTGGTTGGCAAATTTAGTGTTCATGGAATCACAAAAGATATTGAAGTTCAGGCAAATTTAACATACTACAAAGAAAGCGAAAAAACTAAAGCGAGAATTGCAGGTAATTTATTAATTGCAAATGCAGAATTTGATATAAAACTTTCTGATTACGGAATTCAAATTCCATCAATGGTAGTAAGTAAATTGAATGAAGTTGTAAAAATTAGTACAAATTTTGTAGCTAGCGATGCAAATACAGGAATGAATCCTTGTGCAGTTTGCGGAACAAAGAAAAGTGAATATAAATCCAATCCATGTGCTGTAAAATCGAGTGAAAAAAAAGCAAATCCATGTAATCCTTGCGCACCAAAGAAATAA
- a CDS encoding winged helix-turn-helix domain-containing protein codes for MFVKPFLKHQNIGELTACSRQTVNYILTDLRNRGIIDFDRSKLIINNISELKNIVI; via the coding sequence ATATTTGTTAAACCTTTCCTTAAACATCAAAATATCGGCGAACTTACCGCTTGTTCACGTCAAACAGTAAATTACATTCTGACTGATTTACGAAATCGCGGTATAATCGACTTTGACAGAAGCAAGCTAATTATTAATAATATTTCCGAATTAAAAAATATTGTAATATAA
- a CDS encoding Crp/Fnr family transcriptional regulator: MAEKSKLWYLENFNLFSNLDQSKMMELNQMISDHNIKSDEPIYFANEPSKTIYFLKTGRVKINKYLSDGSEKIIAIINPGEIFGEMAYLDEDQRTDYAVTVESSLICAINKNDLASFIEKNPELNLRLTKLLGLKLRSFSERIEDLIFKDANQRVASFILRYAEKTAKRSGIKYLLNLSLNIKISANLPLVHVKQ; encoded by the coding sequence ATGGCAGAAAAATCAAAACTTTGGTATTTAGAAAATTTCAACCTTTTTTCAAATCTCGATCAGAGCAAAATGATGGAACTTAATCAAATGATAAGCGATCATAATATAAAAAGTGATGAACCAATTTATTTTGCTAATGAGCCATCAAAAACAATTTACTTTCTGAAAACTGGCAGAGTAAAAATCAATAAATACCTTAGCGACGGAAGCGAAAAAATTATAGCAATTATAAATCCTGGTGAAATATTCGGTGAAATGGCATATCTTGATGAGGATCAAAGAACCGATTATGCTGTAACCGTTGAATCGTCTTTAATTTGCGCAATAAATAAAAATGATCTGGCCTCGTTTATTGAAAAAAATCCCGAACTTAATTTACGCTTAACAAAATTATTAGGGTTAAAGCTACGCAGCTTTTCGGAACGAATTGAAGATCTTATTTTCAAGGATGCAAATCAAAGAGTAGCATCCTTTATTTTACGTTATGCTGAAAAAACGGCAAAAAGGTCGGGGATCAAATATTTGTTAAACCTTTCCTTAAACATCAAAATATCGGCGAACTTACCGCTTGTTCACGTCAAACAGTAA
- a CDS encoding metallophosphoesterase family protein, with translation MRIAVISDIHGNVFALEAVLQNIKKQNVDLILNLGDTLYGPIAPKETYELLSTESIISICGNQDRQIYEASESEIKLYPTLQYNLDVLGTEVLNWLKELPFEKRISSEIYLCHGTPKSDLEYLLENIESGYPILKKDDEIIKFLYKETSKIILCGHTHIFRNVMLSTKQLVINPGSVGLQAYKDDEPTVHKMENNIPYASYAIIEKQKDNWEITNKKIPYKFEKAVEEARKRGREDWAFYLSTGRCL, from the coding sequence ATGAGAATTGCAGTAATTTCAGACATACATGGAAATGTTTTTGCTTTAGAAGCAGTTTTGCAAAATATTAAAAAACAGAATGTTGACTTAATTTTAAATTTGGGTGATACTCTATATGGACCAATTGCTCCAAAAGAGACATATGAATTACTTTCAACCGAAAGTATTATTTCAATTTGTGGAAATCAAGATAGACAAATTTATGAAGCATCAGAATCAGAAATTAAACTATACCCTACTTTACAGTATAATTTAGATGTTTTAGGAACAGAAGTCTTAAATTGGTTAAAAGAATTGCCATTCGAGAAAAGAATTTCATCAGAAATTTATTTATGTCATGGAACACCTAAAAGTGATTTAGAGTATCTTCTTGAAAATATTGAATCTGGTTATCCCATTTTAAAAAAAGATGATGAAATTATAAAATTCTTATATAAAGAGACATCAAAAATTATTTTATGTGGTCATACACATATATTTCGTAATGTGATGTTAAGTACAAAACAATTAGTGATAAATCCTGGCAGTGTAGGATTGCAAGCATATAAAGATGATGAACCAACAGTTCATAAAATGGAAAATAATATTCCTTATGCGTCATATGCAATTATAGAAAAACAAAAAGATAACTGGGAAATAACAAATAAAAAGATACCGTACAAATTTGAAAAAGCAGTTGAAGAAGCAAGGAAAAGAGGAAGAGAAGATTGGGCTTTTTATTTATCCACTGGTAGATGTTTATAA
- a CDS encoding DUF2345 domain-containing protein, producing the protein MKSFLILFFICNLIHTSSLQAQIPKTLSYQGILLNNNGQLVSNGDYLITFKVYDDLLGDTAIWEETQNLSVTDGIINAILGSVSPLNLSFDDPYWLGITISNESEMKPRIELTSTSYSLNSKQVKGETNFFPGNGNTGIGTTDPHEKLEVNGTILSTNGGFKFPDGSIQTTAALNSGLGDNLGNHTATQDINMNGYNLTNGNILNEVNLNVKSGSSMSFESGNNLNLVGGSYIVLLSGNTLDMQSQNNMQLISGQDLNIQSQYFLGLTSGKDFNIQSQGNAGLASSKDLNIQSNLNTGISAGNKITLEAVDEISIKCGNASITLLKNGDITIKGTNILIEGSSNVVIKSPNLPGNKIQ; encoded by the coding sequence ATGAAATCATTTTTGATTCTTTTTTTTATATGTAATTTAATACATACAAGTTCTCTGCAAGCGCAAATACCGAAGACTCTGAGCTACCAAGGTATTTTGCTAAATAATAATGGGCAACTCGTTTCAAATGGTGATTACTTAATAACATTTAAAGTCTATGACGATTTATTAGGGGACACAGCAATTTGGGAGGAAACACAAAATCTATCCGTAACTGATGGTATTATAAATGCTATTCTAGGTAGCGTAAGTCCGCTAAACCTTTCTTTTGACGATCCTTATTGGCTTGGTATTACTATATCAAACGAGTCCGAGATGAAGCCGCGTATTGAATTAACTTCAACATCATATAGTCTTAATTCCAAGCAGGTAAAAGGTGAAACTAATTTTTTCCCTGGAAATGGTAATACTGGAATTGGCACAACAGATCCACATGAAAAATTGGAAGTGAATGGAACGATACTTTCTACAAATGGTGGATTTAAATTTCCCGATGGCAGTATTCAAACAACAGCCGCGCTAAATAGTGGATTAGGAGATAATCTTGGCAACCACACTGCTACACAGGATATAAACATGAATGGATATAATTTAACAAACGGCAATATCTTAAATGAGGTTAATTTAAATGTAAAAAGCGGCAGCAGTATGTCTTTTGAATCTGGAAATAATTTGAATTTGGTAGGTGGAAGCTATATAGTTTTGTTATCTGGTAATACTTTAGATATGCAAAGTCAAAATAATATGCAACTCATATCCGGTCAAGATTTGAATATACAAAGTCAATATTTTTTAGGATTGACGTCGGGAAAAGATTTCAATATTCAAAGCCAAGGCAATGCCGGATTAGCATCTAGCAAAGACTTGAATATACAAAGTAATTTGAATACTGGAATAAGTGCAGGAAATAAAATTACCCTTGAAGCGGTAGATGAAATATCTATAAAATGTGGGAATGCATCAATAACATTATTGAAGAATGGAGATATTACAATAAAAGGAACAAATATTTTAATTGAAGGTAGTAGTAATGTCGTTATTAAAAGTCCAAATTTACCTGGAAATAAGATTCAGTAA
- a CDS encoding T9SS type A sorting domain-containing protein, producing the protein MNKQIGIKIVLGIIFTFLQNGNLEAQYKIKQSVFFNGAGNLTSENRKIKNIIGQTVIGTSKNNNYILKIGFEYEEQWILTDLTDHINYLPNEFALFQNYPNPFNPTSIINYTIEEMGNVNITIYDALGRKVKELVNEIKTPGSYDVEFSGSNFASGVYFYTMKVNNFLESKKMILAK; encoded by the coding sequence ATGAATAAACAAATCGGCATTAAAATTGTTCTCGGTATAATTTTTACGTTTTTGCAAAATGGAAATTTGGAAGCACAATACAAAATTAAGCAAAGTGTATTTTTTAATGGAGCAGGCAATTTAACCAGTGAAAATCGAAAAATTAAAAATATAATTGGTCAAACTGTGATAGGCACATCAAAAAACAATAATTATATTCTAAAAATTGGTTTTGAATATGAAGAACAATGGATTCTTACTGATCTAACAGACCATATAAATTATTTACCTAATGAATTTGCATTATTTCAAAATTACCCGAATCCGTTTAATCCTACATCAATAATAAATTATACAATAGAAGAAATGGGAAATGTAAATATTACGATATATGATGCGTTGGGAAGAAAAGTAAAGGAATTAGTGAACGAAATAAAAACTCCGGGAAGTTATGATGTAGAATTTAGCGGATCAAATTTTGCAAGCGGTGTTTACTTTTATACAATGAAAGTAAACAATTTCTTAGAAAGCAAGAAAATGATTTTAGCGAAATAA
- a CDS encoding helix-turn-helix transcriptional regulator — MQKIFKYNTVKDYNDLNNHKTLHPLVSVIDFSKAPPRSWGGKKSVKLYFGFYCIFLKEIKCGNLKYGCNYYDYQEGTLVFLAPGQVLQIENDGKVYQPKGYALVFHPDLIYGTNLAKSINDYNFFNYSVNEALHLSDRERQIIMDCFLKIDFELNNSIDKHSKKLISSNVELFLNYCERFYDRQFITRVNANKGVLEKFEELLNNYFNSEKPLQIGLPTVTYFADQLHLSSNYFGDLIKKETGKSAKEYIQNKIIDIAKSNIFNSDKTVNEIAYQLGFKYPQHFSRLFKNLSGFTPSEYRSQN; from the coding sequence ATGCAAAAAATATTTAAATATAATACTGTTAAAGATTATAATGATTTAAATAATCATAAAACCCTTCATCCATTGGTAAGTGTTATTGATTTTTCAAAAGCACCTCCACGTTCTTGGGGCGGTAAGAAATCCGTAAAATTATATTTTGGTTTCTATTGTATTTTTTTAAAAGAAATTAAATGCGGCAACTTAAAATATGGTTGTAATTATTACGACTATCAAGAAGGTACATTAGTATTTCTAGCGCCTGGTCAAGTATTGCAAATTGAAAACGATGGGAAAGTCTATCAGCCAAAAGGCTATGCTCTTGTTTTTCACCCAGACTTAATCTATGGAACTAATTTAGCAAAAAGCATTAATGATTATAATTTTTTTAACTATAGTGTTAATGAAGCTTTACACTTGTCAGATCGTGAGAGACAAATTATAATGGATTGTTTTTTAAAGATAGATTTTGAATTAAATAACAGCATCGATAAACACAGCAAAAAATTAATAAGCTCAAATGTTGAACTTTTTCTAAATTATTGTGAACGATTTTATGATCGTCAGTTTATAACAAGAGTTAATGCAAACAAAGGTGTTTTGGAAAAATTTGAGGAGCTTTTAAATAATTATTTTAATTCAGAAAAACCTTTACAAATTGGCTTACCAACAGTTACTTACTTTGCAGATCAACTTCATTTATCTTCAAATTATTTCGGCGATTTAATAAAAAAAGAAACCGGAAAATCAGCAAAAGAATATATCCAAAATAAAATAATAGATATTGCTAAATCTAATATCTTCAATTCTGATAAAACTGTAAACGAAATTGCATACCAATTAGGTTTTAAATATCCTCAACATTTTTCTAGACTCTTTAAAAATTTATCTGGTTTTACACCCAGTGAGTATAGGTCGCAAAATTAG
- a CDS encoding alpha/beta fold hydrolase: protein MKNKILFVTILFISACSSMNQDFLIIQQQGSFTVGGKVIKNSGNFDPYKPTPEGQTFHGDHAYVYYQIPINAKKYPLVMWHGFGQFSKTWETTPDGREGFQNIFLRRNFPVYIIDQPRRGNAGRSTVSAKIEPIPDEQQWFGTFRIGVWPNYFDGVQFARDSSTLDQYFRAMTPSIGQIDVNVNADAVSALFNKIGNAILITHSHSGGMGWLTALKNQNVKAIVSYEPGSGFLFPENEMSKPMSSSGGTLEAIGIPMNEFLKLTKIPIVIYYGDFIPEKPNSNPGQDGWRVRLEMAMLWRDAVNKYGGDVTVVHLPDIGIKGNTHFPFSDLNNLDIADLLSDWFAKKKLD, encoded by the coding sequence ATGAAAAATAAGATTTTATTTGTGACAATACTTTTTATATCCGCTTGCAGTTCAATGAATCAAGACTTTTTAATAATTCAGCAGCAAGGAAGTTTTACAGTTGGCGGAAAAGTAATTAAAAATTCCGGTAATTTCGATCCATACAAACCAACTCCGGAAGGTCAAACTTTCCATGGCGATCATGCGTATGTTTATTATCAAATCCCAATAAATGCAAAAAAATATCCTTTAGTTATGTGGCATGGTTTCGGACAGTTTTCGAAAACGTGGGAAACAACTCCGGATGGACGCGAAGGATTTCAAAATATATTTCTACGAAGAAACTTCCCAGTTTATATAATTGATCAGCCGCGCAGAGGAAACGCCGGACGCAGCACAGTTTCTGCAAAAATAGAACCGATTCCCGATGAACAGCAATGGTTTGGTACGTTCCGAATTGGAGTGTGGCCAAATTATTTTGACGGTGTACAATTTGCACGCGACTCTTCTACCCTTGACCAATATTTCCGTGCTATGACTCCAAGTATTGGACAGATTGATGTAAATGTAAATGCTGATGCGGTTTCTGCATTATTCAATAAAATTGGAAACGCAATTCTGATAACGCATTCACATTCCGGTGGAATGGGTTGGCTTACTGCTTTGAAGAATCAAAATGTAAAAGCAATTGTTTCTTATGAACCCGGAAGTGGTTTTCTCTTTCCGGAAAATGAAATGTCTAAACCAATGTCCAGTTCAGGAGGAACACTTGAAGCAATTGGCATTCCAATGAATGAATTTCTTAAACTTACAAAAATTCCAATTGTAATTTATTATGGTGACTTTATACCAGAAAAACCAAATAGTAATCCTGGTCAGGATGGATGGAGAGTGAGATTAGAAATGGCAATGTTATGGAGAGATGCCGTAAACAAATATGGAGGAGATGTAACTGTTGTTCATTTGCCGGATATTGGAATTAAGGGAAATACGCATTTCCCATTTTCAGATTTGAACAATTTAGATATTGCAGATTTATTATCAGATTGGTTTGCGAAAAAGAAATTAGATTAA
- a CDS encoding aldo/keto reductase: MPILGFGVFQVTDLNECENSVLQAIETGYRLIDTAAIYMNETAVGNAIKLSGITREEFFITTKLWVQDTGYEKTKKAFEKSLEKLQLEYLDLYLIHQPYGDVHGSWRAMEELYKDGKVKAIGVSNFHPDRVMDIIMFNEIVPAVNQIETHPFNQQIEAQKFLVENGVQLESWGPFAEGKNNLFTNELLSEIGNKNNKSVAQVVLRWLTQRGIVAIPKSVNQDRIEQNFRCLDFELTSEDMEAITRLDTKTSSFFDHRDPVMVKWLGSRKVDL, translated from the coding sequence ATGCCAATACTTGGATTTGGAGTCTTTCAAGTAACCGATCTAAATGAATGTGAAAATAGTGTACTTCAAGCAATTGAAACGGGATATAGACTAATAGATACAGCAGCAATTTATATGAATGAAACTGCTGTTGGAAATGCGATTAAATTAAGTGGAATTACAAGAGAAGAATTTTTTATAACTACAAAACTTTGGGTTCAAGATACTGGTTATGAAAAAACAAAAAAAGCGTTCGAGAAATCATTGGAAAAACTACAGCTTGAATATTTGGATTTGTACTTAATTCACCAGCCTTATGGGGATGTTCATGGTTCATGGAGAGCGATGGAAGAACTTTATAAAGATGGTAAAGTAAAAGCAATAGGTGTTAGTAATTTTCATCCGGATCGTGTAATGGATATTATTATGTTCAATGAAATTGTACCGGCAGTAAATCAAATTGAAACACATCCTTTTAATCAACAAATTGAAGCGCAGAAGTTCTTGGTAGAAAATGGAGTTCAATTAGAATCATGGGGACCGTTTGCTGAAGGCAAGAATAATTTATTTACTAATGAATTATTATCAGAAATTGGAAATAAAAATAATAAATCTGTGGCTCAAGTTGTACTTAGATGGTTAACGCAGAGAGGAATAGTAGCAATACCAAAATCAGTTAATCAAGATAGAATAGAGCAAAATTTTAGATGTCTTGATTTTGAACTGACATCAGAAGATATGGAAGCAATAACAAGACTTGATACGAAGACAAGCAGTTTTTTTGATCATCGTGATCCTGTAATGGTTAAGTGGCTTGGAAGCAGAAAAGTTGACTTATAA